Proteins encoded by one window of Lycium barbarum isolate Lr01 chromosome 11, ASM1917538v2, whole genome shotgun sequence:
- the LOC132617233 gene encoding cytochrome c oxidase subunit 6a, mitochondrial-like isoform X1 — protein MASALIKSNIIRSALRGGASGGTPAPALKRTFASSTSHHDEAREAAKWEKITYIGIVTCAILTIFNLAKGHPHYEEPPPYPYLHIRNKEFPWGPDGLFEKKHH, from the exons ATGGCTTCTGCTTTGATCAAATCTAATATTATTCGCTCAGCCCTCCGCGGCGGTGCTTCTGGCGGGACTCCAGCGCCGGCATTAAAGAGGACTTTCGCTTCTTCCACGTCCCACCATGATGAGGCCC GTGAAGCAGCTAAGTGGGAGAAAATTACTTATATTGGAATAGTTACGTGCGCGATTCTTACAATCTTTAATCTCGCTAAGGGTCATCCTCACTATGAAGAGCCTCCT CCTTATCCGTATCTGCACATTCGTAACAAGGAGTTTCCATGGG GTCCGGATGGCCTTTTCGAGAAGAAGCATCACTAA
- the LOC132617233 gene encoding cytochrome c oxidase subunit 6a, mitochondrial-like isoform X2: MASALIKSNIIRSALRGGASGGTPAPALKRTFASSTSHHDEAREAAKWEKITYIGIVTCAILTIFNLAKGHPHYEEPPVRMAFSRRSITKTCIIYP; the protein is encoded by the exons ATGGCTTCTGCTTTGATCAAATCTAATATTATTCGCTCAGCCCTCCGCGGCGGTGCTTCTGGCGGGACTCCAGCGCCGGCATTAAAGAGGACTTTCGCTTCTTCCACGTCCCACCATGATGAGGCCC GTGAAGCAGCTAAGTGGGAGAAAATTACTTATATTGGAATAGTTACGTGCGCGATTCTTACAATCTTTAATCTCGCTAAGGGTCATCCTCACTATGAAGAGCCTCCT GTCCGGATGGCCTTTTCGAGAAGAAGCATCACTAAAACCTGTATTATCTATCCGTGA